A stretch of the Streptococcus oralis genome encodes the following:
- the comGD gene encoding competence type IV pilus minor pilin ComGD → MQNKKQVKLLQIKAFTMLESLLVLGLVSILGLGLSGSVQSSFAAVEEQVFFMEFEELYRETQKRSLASQQKTSLNLDGQTISNGSQNLTVPKGIQAPSGQSIIFDRAGGNSSLAKVEFQTSKGAIRYQLYLGNGKIKRIKETKN, encoded by the coding sequence ATGCAAAACAAAAAACAAGTCAAACTGTTGCAGATTAAGGCCTTTACTATGCTGGAAAGTCTCTTAGTTTTGGGACTTGTGAGTATCCTTGGTTTAGGATTGTCTGGCTCTGTCCAGTCCAGTTTTGCAGCGGTAGAGGAGCAGGTTTTCTTTATGGAGTTTGAAGAACTCTATCGTGAAACGCAAAAACGCAGTCTAGCCAGTCAGCAAAAGACCAGTCTGAACTTAGATGGACAGACAATCAGCAATGGGAGTCAAAACTTGACCGTTCCTAAAGGAATTCAGGCACCATCAGGACAAAGCATTATATTTGACCGAGCTGGGGGCAATTCGTCCCTGGCTAAGGTTGAATTTCAGACCAGCAAAGGAGCGATTCGCTATCAATTATATCTAGGAAATGGAAAAATTAAACGCATTAAGGAAACAAAAAATTAA
- a CDS encoding class I SAM-dependent methyltransferase, whose protein sequence is MKHDFNHKAETFDSPKNIFLANLVCQAVEAQIDFLSDKAILDFGGGTGLLALPLAKQAQSVTLVDISEKMLEQARLKAEEQEIRNLQLLEQDLLANPLEQQFDIIVVSRVLHHMPDLDATLAMFHHHLRENGQVLIADFVKTDTNHHGFDLAELEIKLAQFGFSSIDSQILYSAEGLFLGNYAELFLTVAQKSLAD, encoded by the coding sequence ATGAAACACGATTTTAATCACAAAGCAGAAACCTTTGATTCCCCTAAAAATATCTTCCTTGCAAACTTGGTTTGTCAAGCAGTTGAAGCACAGATTGATTTTCTATCAGACAAGGCAATACTGGACTTTGGTGGTGGGACGGGTCTGTTAGCCTTGCCTCTAGCTAAGCAAGCCCAGTCGGTTACCCTTGTAGACATCTCGGAGAAAATGCTGGAGCAAGCCCGTTTGAAAGCAGAGGAACAAGAAATCAGGAATCTTCAACTCTTGGAGCAGGATTTACTGGCAAATCCCTTGGAGCAGCAATTTGACATAATTGTTGTCAGTCGAGTTCTTCATCATATGCCTGATCTAGATGCGACTCTTGCCATGTTTCACCATCACCTTAGGGAGAATGGACAGGTCCTCATTGCTGATTTTGTCAAGACAGATACCAACCATCATGGTTTTGATTTAGCTGAACTGGAAATCAAGCTCGCCCAATTTGGTTTTTCAAGCATTGACAGTCAGATTCTCTATAGTGCTGAAGGTCTTTTCCTAGGAAATTACGCAGAGCTCTTTTTAACTGTAGCCCAAAAATCACTCGCTGACTAA
- a CDS encoding ribonuclease P, translated as MLKAVREYLSFAGVQYRNPDKAGDEREKMLTLRQKGQEARKAFTNLAKTFQASHPEWQLQQTSQWMNQAQRLRPHFWAYLQREGQVTEPMLALRLYGEPSDFGISLEVSFIERKKDEQTLDKQAKVLDLPLVEGIYYLVYSNGESHKVEATEENRCTLREKVRSQEVRKVLVKADVSFIANQSVEAILEKLEEAYARLLPYYEVTRE; from the coding sequence ATGCTGAAAGCAGTTAGAGAATACCTATCATTTGCAGGAGTCCAGTACCGCAATCCTGATAAAGCTGGTGATGAAAGAGAAAAGATGTTGACCTTGCGGCAAAAAGGTCAAGAGGCTCGTAAGGCTTTTACAAATCTGGCCAAGACCTTCCAAGCAAGTCATCCCGAATGGCAACTCCAACAGACTAGCCAGTGGATGAATCAAGCGCAGCGCTTGCGACCGCATTTCTGGGCCTATCTACAGAGAGAGGGGCAGGTGACAGAACCCATGTTAGCCTTGCGTTTGTATGGGGAACCCTCAGATTTTGGGATTTCCTTAGAAGTCAGTTTCATCGAGCGCAAGAAAGACGAACAGACCTTAGACAAACAAGCCAAGGTTTTAGATCTTCCATTGGTAGAAGGAATTTATTATCTAGTCTACTCAAATGGGGAAAGTCATAAGGTGGAGGCAACTGAGGAGAATCGTTGTACTTTACGCGAGAAGGTGAGAAGTCAGGAAGTCCGTAAAGTTTTGGTTAAGGCAGATGTTTCCTTCATTGCAAATCAGTCTGTAGAAGCGATATTGGAGAAGCTAGAAGAGGCTTATGCGCGCTTGCTTCCGTACTATGAAGTGACGAGGGAATAG
- a CDS encoding membrane protein insertase YidC yields the protein MKKKLQLTSLLSLSLFIMTACATNGTASDITADSTDFWSKFVYFFAEIIRFLSFDISIGVGIILFTILIRTILLPVFQTQMVASRKMQEAQPRIKALREQYPGRDMESRTKLDQEMRKVYKELGIKHSSSFWPILIQMPVLLALFQALSRVDFLKTGHFLWINLGGVDTSFVLPILAAVFTFLSSWLSNKALSEKSGATTGMMYGMPVLIFVFAISAPSGVALYWAVSNAYQVLQTYFLNNPFKIIAEREAVAQAEKDLEGKKRRALKKAQKKKK from the coding sequence GTGAAAAAGAAACTACAGTTGACTAGTTTGTTGAGCTTGTCCTTGTTTATCATGACAGCCTGTGCAACAAATGGTACAGCTAGCGATATAACAGCAGATTCGACAGACTTTTGGAGCAAATTCGTCTATTTTTTTGCTGAAATTATCCGCTTTTTGTCCTTTGACATTAGTATCGGAGTGGGGATTATTCTCTTCACGATTTTGATCCGGACGATTCTATTACCGGTCTTTCAGACGCAGATGGTTGCCTCTAGAAAAATGCAAGAGGCTCAACCGCGCATCAAGGCTTTGAGAGAGCAATATCCGGGTCGTGATATGGAAAGTAGAACCAAGCTAGACCAAGAGATGCGCAAGGTCTATAAAGAGTTAGGGATCAAACATTCATCCTCTTTCTGGCCGATTTTAATACAAATGCCGGTTCTCTTGGCACTCTTTCAAGCCTTGAGTCGAGTAGACTTTTTGAAAACAGGTCATTTTTTATGGATTAATTTGGGAGGAGTAGATACAAGTTTTGTCCTTCCAATTTTGGCGGCAGTCTTTACCTTCTTGAGTAGCTGGTTATCGAATAAAGCTTTGTCTGAAAAAAGTGGAGCTACGACAGGGATGATGTATGGTATGCCTGTATTGATCTTTGTTTTTGCTATCTCCGCCCCAAGTGGTGTAGCCTTGTACTGGGCTGTATCCAATGCTTACCAAGTTCTGCAAACCTATTTCTTGAACAATCCTTTCAAGATTATTGCTGAAAGAGAAGCAGTGGCGCAAGCAGAAAAAGATTTAGAAGGCAAGAAGAGAAGAGCTTTGAAAAAAGCACAGAAAAAGAAAAAATAA
- a CDS encoding acetate kinase → MTKTIAINAGSSSLKWQLYQMPEEKVLAKGLIERIGLKDSISTVKFDGRSEQQILDIEDHTQAVKILLDDLIRFDIIKGYNEITGVGHRVVAGGEYFKESTVVEGDVLEKVEELGLLAPLHNPANAAGIRAFKELLPDITSVVVFDTSFHTSMPEKAYRYPLPTKYYTDNKVRKYGAHGTSHQFVAGEAAKLLGRPLEDLKLITCHIGNGASITAVKGGKSVDTSMGFTPLGGVMMGTRTGDIDPAIIPYLMQYTEDFNTPEDISRVLNRESGLMGVSGQSSDMRDVIAAMEAGDHDAALAYEMYVDRIQKHIGQYLAVLNGADAIIFTAGIGENAALVREDVISGISWFGCDVDPEKNVFGVTGDISTDAAKIRVLVIPTDEELVIARDVERLKK, encoded by the coding sequence ATGACAAAAACAATTGCAATCAATGCAGGAAGCTCAAGCTTGAAATGGCAACTTTATCAAATGCCTGAGGAAAAAGTTTTGGCTAAAGGCTTGATTGAACGTATTGGATTGAAAGATTCCATTTCAACAGTAAAATTTGACGGTCGTTCGGAGCAACAAATTCTTGATATTGAAGACCACACACAAGCCGTTAAAATTTTATTGGATGACTTGATTCGTTTTGACATCATCAAAGGGTACAACGAGATTACAGGTGTTGGCCACCGCGTCGTTGCAGGTGGTGAATATTTCAAGGAATCAACAGTTGTTGAGGGAGATGTGTTAGAAAAGGTTGAGGAATTGGGACTCTTGGCTCCTCTTCACAATCCAGCTAACGCAGCTGGAATTCGCGCATTTAAGGAATTGCTTCCAGATATTACCAGTGTTGTCGTATTTGATACCTCATTCCACACAAGCATGCCAGAGAAGGCTTATCGCTACCCTCTACCAACTAAATACTACACAGACAACAAGGTTCGTAAATATGGTGCCCACGGGACAAGCCACCAGTTTGTCGCAGGAGAAGCAGCGAAACTTTTGGGTCGTCCTCTAGAAGATTTGAAATTGATTACCTGCCATATTGGTAACGGGGCTTCTATCACAGCTGTTAAGGGTGGTAAGTCTGTGGATACTTCTATGGGATTCACACCACTTGGCGGTGTGATGATGGGAACTCGTACAGGAGATATTGACCCTGCTATCATCCCTTATCTCATGCAATATACAGAGGATTTTAATACCCCAGAAGATATTAGTCGCGTTCTCAATCGTGAATCAGGGCTCATGGGAGTTTCTGGTCAGTCAAGCGATATGCGTGATGTGATTGCTGCCATGGAAGCAGGAGACCATGATGCGGCTTTGGCTTATGAAATGTATGTCGATCGTATCCAAAAACATATCGGTCAATACCTTGCAGTCCTAAATGGGGCAGATGCGATTATCTTCACAGCAGGTATCGGTGAAAATGCAGCTTTGGTTCGTGAGGATGTCATTTCAGGTATCTCTTGGTTTGGTTGTGATGTGGATCCAGAAAAGAACGTCTTTGGCGTAACGGGAGACATCTCAACTGATGCGGCGAAAATCCGTGTCTTAGTTATTCCGACAGATGAAGAATTGGTGATTGCGCGCGATGTTGAGCGCTTGAAAAAATAA
- the jag gene encoding RNA-binding cell elongation regulator Jag/EloR, translating to MVLFTGSTVEEAIQKGLKELDIPRMKAHIKVVSKEKKGFLGLFGKKPAQVDIEAISETTVIKANQQAIKGVPKEVNEKNEPVKTVSEATVDLGHVVEAIKKIEEEGQGVSEEVKAEILKNEKHASTILEETGHISILNELEPEDTTEEVESALEKETETREATSQSLEDLGLKVEPSYDIEQVATEVASYVQTIVDDMDVEGTISSDYNRRTINLQIDTNEPGRIIGYHGKVLKALQLLAQNYLYNRYSRTFYITINVNDYVEHRAEVLQTYAQKLATRVLEEGRSQQTDPMSNSERKIIHRIISRMDGVTSYSEGDEPNRYVVVDAE from the coding sequence ATGGTATTATTTACAGGTTCAACGGTTGAAGAAGCAATCCAAAAAGGATTGAAAGAATTAGACATTCCAAGAATGAAGGCCCACATCAAGGTCGTTTCGAAAGAGAAAAAAGGATTCTTAGGCTTGTTTGGTAAGAAGCCAGCTCAAGTTGATATCGAAGCCATTAGTGAAACGACAGTGATCAAAGCCAATCAGCAGGCCATTAAAGGGGTTCCAAAAGAAGTCAATGAAAAAAATGAACCCGTGAAAACAGTAAGTGAAGCAACTGTTGATTTGGGGCATGTAGTTGAAGCGATTAAGAAGATTGAAGAAGAAGGTCAAGGTGTTTCTGAAGAGGTCAAGGCTGAAATCCTGAAAAATGAAAAACATGCCAGCACGATTTTGGAAGAAACAGGCCATATTTCAATTTTAAATGAATTGGAACCAGAGGATACTACCGAGGAAGTGGAATCTGCTCTAGAAAAAGAAACTGAAACGCGAGAAGCAACAAGCCAATCTTTGGAAGATTTAGGCTTGAAAGTAGAACCAAGTTATGACATCGAACAAGTGGCAACTGAAGTAGCTAGCTACGTTCAAACCATTGTAGATGATATGGATGTTGAAGGGACGATTTCAAGCGACTACAATCGTCGCACTATCAATCTTCAAATTGACACCAATGAACCAGGCCGTATTATCGGTTATCATGGTAAAGTTTTGAAGGCCTTGCAACTATTGGCTCAAAATTATCTTTATAACCGCTATTCAAGAACCTTCTACATCACGATCAATGTCAATGATTATGTTGAACACCGTGCAGAAGTCTTGCAAACCTACGCTCAAAAATTGGCGACTCGCGTTTTAGAAGAAGGTCGTAGCCAACAAACTGATCCAATGTCAAATAGCGAACGCAAGATTATCCATCGCATTATTTCACGCATGGATGGCGTGACGAGTTACTCTGAAGGTGACGAGCCAAATCGCTATGTTGTCGTAGATGCAGAATAA
- the comGE gene encoding competence type IV pilus minor pilin ComGE, with the protein MEKLNALRKQKIKAVILMEAVVALAVFASIATLLLGQIQKNRQEEAEILQKEEVLRVAKMALQTGQNQVNINGVEVQVFASEKGLEVYHGSEKLLDLKEQ; encoded by the coding sequence ATGGAAAAATTAAACGCATTAAGGAAACAAAAAATTAAGGCAGTGATTTTAATGGAAGCGGTAGTAGCTTTGGCTGTGTTTGCCAGCATTGCGACCCTTCTTTTGGGACAAATCCAGAAAAATAGACAAGAAGAGGCAGAAATCTTGCAAAAGGAAGAAGTCTTGCGTGTGGCGAAGATGGCTCTGCAGACAGGTCAAAATCAGGTAAACATAAACGGAGTGGAGGTTCAGGTGTTTGCTAGTGAAAAGGGATTGGAGGTCTACCATGGTTCAGAGAAGTTGCTCGACCTTAAAGAGCAGTAA
- the rnpA gene encoding ribonuclease P protein component: protein MKKSFRVKREKDFKAIFKDGTSFANRKFVVYQLENQQNHFRVGLSVSKKLGNAVTRNQIKRRIRHILQSVKGSLVEHVDFVVIARKGVETLEYAEMEKNLLHVLKLSKIYQEGNGSEKETTVD from the coding sequence TTGAAGAAAAGCTTTCGTGTAAAAAGAGAGAAAGATTTTAAGGCGATTTTCAAGGACGGAACAAGTTTTGCCAACCGAAAATTTGTTGTCTACCAATTGGAAAACCAGCAAAACCATTTTCGAGTAGGACTGTCCGTCAGCAAAAAGCTGGGGAATGCAGTTACCAGAAATCAAATCAAGAGACGAATCCGACACATTCTACAAAGTGTGAAAGGGAGTTTAGTAGAGCATGTTGATTTTGTCGTGATTGCCCGAAAAGGGGTGGAAACCTTGGAATATGCAGAGATGGAGAAAAACCTACTCCACGTATTAAAGTTATCAAAGATTTACCAGGAAGGAAATGGGAGTGAAAAAGAAACTACAGTTGACTAG
- the comGA gene encoding competence type IV pilus ATPase ComGA, whose translation MVQEIAQKIIATAKEKKAQDIYFIPKEKSYELHMRVGDERCLVDSYEFDILAAVISHFKFVAGMNVGEKRRSQLGSCDYQHGEKVSSLRLSTVGDYRGHESLVIRLLHDEEKDLQFWFQDMNELGEQYRQRGLYLFAGPVGSGKTTLMHELAKSLFMGQQVMSIEDPVEIKQEDMLQLQLNEAIGLTYENLIKLSLRHRPDLLIIGEIRDSETARAVVRASLTGATVFSTIHAKSIRGVYERLLELGVTEEELAVVLQGVCYQRLIGGGGILDFANKDYQEHQPTSWNEQIDQLLKDGHITSLQAETEKISYS comes from the coding sequence ATGGTACAAGAAATTGCACAGAAAATTATTGCTACTGCGAAAGAAAAGAAGGCCCAGGATATCTATTTTATCCCCAAGGAAAAGTCCTATGAGCTTCACATGCGGGTTGGAGACGAGCGGTGTCTCGTTGACTCCTATGAGTTTGATATTTTAGCTGCTGTGATTAGTCATTTTAAGTTTGTAGCGGGTATGAATGTAGGAGAGAAGAGACGTAGTCAGCTGGGATCTTGCGACTATCAGCATGGGGAGAAGGTGTCTTCTCTGCGTTTGTCTACCGTGGGAGATTATCGGGGGCATGAGAGTTTGGTCATTCGTTTGTTGCACGATGAGGAGAAGGACCTGCAATTCTGGTTTCAGGATATGAACGAACTGGGTGAACAGTACAGGCAACGGGGCCTCTATCTCTTTGCTGGCCCAGTCGGCAGTGGCAAGACGACTCTGATGCATGAATTAGCCAAGTCTCTGTTTATGGGGCAACAGGTCATGTCCATTGAAGATCCTGTCGAGATCAAGCAGGAAGACATGCTCCAGTTGCAGTTAAATGAAGCGATTGGCTTGACCTATGAAAATCTGATCAAACTGTCTCTCCGGCATCGTCCGGACCTCTTGATTATTGGTGAAATTCGGGATAGTGAGACGGCGCGTGCGGTTGTCAGAGCCAGTTTGACAGGGGCGACAGTCTTTTCAACTATTCATGCCAAGAGTATCCGAGGTGTTTATGAACGCCTTCTGGAGTTGGGTGTGACGGAGGAGGAACTAGCAGTTGTCCTGCAAGGAGTCTGCTACCAGAGATTAATCGGGGGAGGAGGAATCCTTGACTTTGCAAACAAAGACTATCAAGAACACCAGCCAACTAGCTGGAATGAGCAGATTGATCAGCTTCTTAAAGATGGACATATCACAAGTCTTCAGGCTGAAACGGAAAAAATTAGCTACAGCTAA
- the comGC gene encoding competence type IV pilus major pilin ComGC, which yields MKKLMTNLKKAKVKAFTLVEMLVVLLIISVLLLLFVPNLTKQKDAVDDKGKAAVVKVVESQAELYRLDKNDDASLSKLQADGRITAEQAKAYKDYHAKQKTSQTVAD from the coding sequence ATGAAAAAACTCATGACCAATTTAAAAAAAGCCAAGGTTAAAGCTTTCACTTTGGTAGAAATGTTAGTGGTTTTGCTTATCATCAGTGTTCTTCTCTTGCTCTTTGTGCCCAATTTGACCAAGCAAAAGGATGCCGTAGATGACAAAGGAAAAGCTGCTGTTGTCAAGGTCGTGGAAAGCCAGGCAGAACTTTATCGTTTGGATAAAAATGATGATGCCAGCCTCAGCAAATTACAAGCGGACGGCCGTATCACAGCTGAGCAAGCTAAAGCTTATAAAGACTACCATGCAAAACAAAAAACAAGTCAAACTGTTGCAGATTAA
- the comGF gene encoding competence type IV pilus minor pilin ComGF — MVQRSCSTLKSSKVRAFTLLESLIALIVISGGLLLFQAMSQLLISEVRYQQQSEQKEWLLFVDQLEVELERSQFEKVEANRLYMKQDGKDVSIGKSKSDDFRKTDTSGRGYQPMVYGLKSAQITEENQLVRFRFQFQKGLEREFIYRVEKAKS, encoded by the coding sequence ATGGTTCAGAGAAGTTGCTCGACCTTAAAGAGCAGTAAGGTAAGAGCGTTCACTCTATTAGAATCTCTGATTGCCCTTATCGTCATTAGCGGAGGCTTGCTCCTTTTTCAAGCTATGAGTCAGCTCCTCATTTCAGAAGTTCGTTACCAGCAGCAAAGCGAGCAAAAGGAGTGGCTCTTGTTTGTGGATCAACTGGAGGTAGAGTTAGAGCGTTCGCAGTTTGAAAAGGTGGAAGCCAATCGCCTCTACATGAAACAGGATGGTAAGGATGTATCTATAGGGAAGTCTAAATCGGATGATTTTCGGAAGACCGATACCAGCGGACGGGGCTACCAACCTATGGTTTATGGACTCAAATCAGCACAGATTACAGAGGAAAATCAATTAGTTCGCTTTCGTTTCCAATTTCAAAAGGGTTTAGAAAGGGAGTTCATCTATCGTGTGGAAAAAGCAAAAAGTTAA
- the comGG gene encoding competence type IV pilus minor pilin ComGG, whose amino-acid sequence MWKKQKVKAGVLLYAVTMAAIFSLLLQFYLNRQVAHHKDFALNKEKLAAFAMAKRSKDKVEQESGERVFNLGKVRYHNTKTGFETSVRMNKGNYEFLFPPLKTQEKKTAKKEEVATDSSNQAGKKKSEEKPEKKDNS is encoded by the coding sequence GTGTGGAAAAAGCAAAAAGTTAAGGCAGGCGTTCTTTTATATGCAGTCACCATGGCAGCTATCTTTAGTCTTTTGTTGCAGTTTTATTTAAATCGGCAAGTAGCCCATCACAAAGACTTTGCCCTAAACAAAGAAAAGTTGGCAGCTTTTGCCATGGCCAAGCGAAGTAAAGATAAGGTTGAACAAGAAAGTGGAGAACGAGTCTTTAACTTAGGAAAAGTCAGGTATCACAATACGAAAACAGGTTTTGAAACAAGTGTTCGTATGAATAAGGGCAATTATGAATTTCTCTTTCCTCCGCTGAAAACCCAAGAAAAGAAAACAGCTAAAAAGGAAGAGGTAGCGACTGATTCAAGCAATCAAGCAGGGAAGAAAAAATCAGAAGAAAAGCCTGAAAAGAAAGATAATTCCTAG
- a CDS encoding class I SAM-dependent methyltransferase, which translates to MDFEKIEQAYTYLLENVQVIQSDLATNFYDALVEQNSIYLDGETELEQVKENNQALKRLALRKEEWLKTYQFLLMKAGQTEPLQANHQFTPDTIALLLVLVVEELFKQEEISILEIGSGMGILGATFLTSLAKKVDYLGIEVDDLLIDLAASMSDVIGLQAGFVQGDAVRPQMLKESDVVISDLPVGYYPDDAIASRYQVASSQEHTYAHHLLMEQGLKYLKSDGYAIFLAPSDLLTSPQSDLLKGWLKDEVSLAAIIALPEDIFSTASQAKSIFVLQKKRDKEIEPFVYPLTSLQDPSVLLTFKENFQNWSKGTEI; encoded by the coding sequence ATGGATTTTGAAAAAATTGAACAAGCTTATACGTATTTACTAGAGAATGTCCAAGTCATCCAAAGTGATTTGGCGACCAACTTTTATGACGCCTTGGTTGAGCAAAATAGTATCTACCTGGATGGTGAGACCGAGCTAGAGCAGGTCAAAGAGAACAACCAAGCCCTTAAACGCTTAGCACTTCGCAAGGAAGAGTGGCTCAAGACTTACCAATTTCTCTTGATGAAGGCAGGACAAACGGAGCCTTTACAGGCCAATCACCAGTTTACGCCGGATACCATTGCCCTCCTATTGGTACTTGTTGTAGAAGAGTTGTTTAAACAAGAGGAAATTAGCATCCTCGAAATAGGCTCTGGTATGGGGATTTTGGGGGCTACTTTCTTAACTTCTCTTGCTAAAAAAGTAGATTACTTGGGAATCGAAGTGGATGACTTGCTGATTGATTTGGCAGCAAGTATGTCAGATGTGATTGGTTTGCAGGCAGGATTTGTTCAAGGCGACGCCGTTCGTCCGCAAATGCTTAAAGAAAGCGACGTGGTCATCAGCGACTTGCCTGTTGGCTATTACCCAGACGATGCCATCGCTTCACGCTATCAAGTGGCTTCTAGTCAAGAGCATACCTATGCCCACCATTTGCTGATGGAGCAAGGGCTCAAGTACCTTAAGTCAGATGGTTATGCTATTTTTCTAGCTCCGAGTGATTTATTGACCAGTCCTCAAAGTGATTTATTAAAAGGGTGGCTCAAAGACGAAGTGAGTCTGGCTGCTATCATCGCTCTGCCAGAGGATATTTTCTCAACTGCAAGCCAAGCTAAAAGTATTTTTGTCTTACAGAAGAAAAGAGACAAGGAAATAGAACCCTTTGTTTACCCTCTTACTAGCTTGCAAGATCCGTCAGTATTGTTGACCTTTAAAGAAAATTTTCAAAATTGGAGCAAAGGTACTGAAATATAA
- the comGB gene encoding competence type IV pilus assembly protein ComGB: MDISQVFRLKRKKLATAKQKKIITLFNNLFSSGFHLVEIISFLGRSALLEKDYVAQMHQGLSHGKSFSEMMDSLGFSSAIVTQLSLAEVHGNLHLSLGKIEEYLDNLAKVKKKLIEVATYPLILLGFLLLIMLGLRNYLLPQLDSSNIATQIIGNLPQIFLGLVLVCSLSLLLALTFYKRSSKMRVFSMLARIPFLGIFVQTYLTAYYAREWGNMISQGMELTQIFQIMQEQGSQLFKEIGQDLAQALQNGREFSQTIATYPFFKKELSLIIEYGEVKSKLGSELEIYAEKTWEAFFTRVNRTMNLVQPLVFIFVALIIVLLYAAMLMPMYQNMEVNF; encoded by the coding sequence ATGGACATATCACAAGTCTTCAGGCTGAAACGGAAAAAATTAGCTACAGCTAAGCAGAAGAAAATCATTACCTTGTTTAACAACCTCTTCTCCAGTGGCTTTCATTTGGTGGAAATTATTTCTTTCTTGGGCAGAAGTGCTTTGCTGGAAAAGGACTATGTGGCCCAGATGCACCAAGGATTGTCTCATGGGAAATCTTTTTCAGAGATGATGGACAGCTTGGGTTTTTCAAGTGCTATTGTGACCCAATTATCTCTAGCTGAAGTACATGGAAATCTTCACCTGAGTTTGGGAAAGATAGAAGAATATCTGGATAATTTGGCCAAGGTCAAGAAAAAGTTAATCGAAGTGGCGACTTATCCCCTGATTTTGCTGGGATTTCTCCTGCTAATCATGTTGGGGCTCAGGAATTATTTGCTCCCCCAACTGGACAGTAGCAATATCGCCACCCAAATCATCGGCAATCTGCCACAAATATTTCTGGGACTAGTGTTGGTTTGCTCTCTATCTTTGCTTTTAGCTCTCACTTTCTACAAAAGAAGTTCCAAGATGCGGGTTTTCTCGATGTTGGCACGGATTCCCTTTCTAGGAATCTTTGTCCAGACCTATCTGACGGCCTATTATGCGCGTGAATGGGGCAATATGATTTCACAGGGGATGGAGCTGACGCAGATTTTTCAGATCATGCAGGAACAAGGCTCCCAGCTCTTTAAAGAAATCGGTCAAGATTTGGCTCAAGCCCTGCAAAATGGCCGCGAATTTTCTCAAACCATAGCGACCTATCCTTTCTTTAAGAAGGAGTTGAGTCTCATCATCGAGTATGGAGAAGTCAAGTCCAAGCTGGGGAGTGAGTTGGAAATCTATGCTGAAAAAACTTGGGAAGCCTTTTTTACCCGAGTTAATCGTACCATGAATCTGGTACAGCCACTGGTTTTTATCTTTGTGGCCCTGATTATTGTTTTACTTTATGCGGCAATGCTTATGCCCATGTATCAAAATATGGAGGTAAATTTTTAA